The sequence below is a genomic window from Coffea arabica cultivar ET-39 chromosome 8e, Coffea Arabica ET-39 HiFi, whole genome shotgun sequence.
AAGGGTCAATGCGGTTTGATGTTTGGAGGCAACAGTTAATTCATGGTACATCATTTCACATTATTTCATGGCACATTATTTCAGAAGAAATGGACTGGAAAGTGAAAGCTTTGATAAAAATATTGAATGGGAAAAAGTGTTGCTGTTGGCAATAAATGTTAGTTTCAAACAGCATGAAGGCACGCAGAATATGCTACTTTGAAACTAAGTTGCAAAAGGCATTTAGATTAGTAGGCAATGCTTAACAGTGTGCATAGATACATACTTCAGCCGCATGGATATTTCGTAGCATTTCATAGGCACATTAGCAGCATGACAGTGCTAAAAAAATGTGCTAAAAAATGACAGATAACAGAGAGTCTTtaacgaccccacttccccctaaggcgaaccaaagggttggcaggccgtctgcccagctctcgccaggactcacgcaagcattctaacccaaaaccTTCCGACGATTAACCTAAGCTATTACAAAAATGATTCTTCCGAAATAAATCGATTTCTATCACCACATTAATTTCAAAGATAACAGCATATAACTTAGCCAATCGACGGCTCTTAAACACTTCGCGCGTCGCTCGCAAGGGTTAAGGACATACTATACCAATACAACATACATACCGAATATTAGAATTAGggattacacttttccagcttcaagtggcaatccaaaatgaaAGGTACAATACTTAGCTCAGAAGTCATTACAAAccgaaaattaaattcaagttgTTCAAGTACAACCATAGGAAATATAAGCTGCTCAAATACTTTCAAACTTCccatcctgtaaggaaaacaaataaacatggggtgagctaaagctcagtggtgccccaaaacatgcaatcacataaggCAAGTAACGAGTATTTAAATTTCACACTTAAGAAAAGCAggtaacagcacaaggtaggatacaggggctctcaggagccatttgcCTCGCTTGATCAAAAGTTATCGTAgctgaccctccgtcaactctcactacttatagtccatgtagattctCTCATTTTTACTCCCAACCCGTCACCGTAcgtacccctgtcccgggcccgagCACCGACTAAGGAAGCAGTATATTCGAGATATACCCTTAGAAAATTGGGAGCAGTATACGTGAGTATACCCTCAGgaattggtcgagggattcacccagtgACGTTATGTCCAACACGTGGTTACtaggtcaggataagaggccctcccacctttaaggtgtggtacattcccctgcctagtgatttagtacttgagataggataagaggccctcccactctcaggtgtggtacattcccctactcagtacttagcacatgagataggataagaggccctcccaccctcaggtgtggtacattcccctactcagtgCTTAGCAAGTATTCCAAGGTTTTAGCAattgagataggataagaggccctcccaccctcaggtgtggtacattcccctactcaaTGCTTAGCAAGTGCAAGCAGGATATTTCAcgaaaacatttcaagcaagtcaccactcgaacggctaatgtggtaaagtacacgtagctcacttcgatggatcaaaaccaTATTTCCAAATATCACGTATCAAGCCGAGAAAGCGCATTAATCAGGTAAGcatagaacaggcagggacactcaccaaaagtgaagctcacaagtcaagctgggaatcaaAGTCTGCGTCCTcgttaaaccctagaaatccaagttttaaaaactataagttttactaaacaaacccttgttttatatataaaagGTTATCTTATATAAACTAATCTAATTTTTTTCGAAACAAGTcaataaatttctaaaaatcaaaGCTAGAAAAGGAGTAGAGTGTTTCGTGTAGTTTCTTTAAAAGTATTTCCCCTCTAGAGGCAAACTAGAACCAGATTGGTTCAAACGGGTTTTCTTGCTGAATAAGTTTtctatgccttttatttgaaattattcaaatctaatattttttttttcaaatttccttTAAAACAACTAGTCAAGAATAGTTTTATGGAACTTAAGTTTAAAAGTTAAATACAATTACTCCCTAAAGGTAATGAAACTAGcttaagcaaaataaaagaattaactagtcggcaaggttttaaaagtcccAATATCTAACTTTTTAATAATACATACTAACCTCAAATTCTATCACTTGATATTAAAGCTGAGTATTCCCACggaatttgattttgaaagtattcaagttcaagaaaaccAAAACGGTCTTTACAATTCTAGCTCATTTGCACAATGGATTCCCAAGTCACCAAGATTGAAACATTACGAACCAAatatcaatttcactagggcttcatcaatcattagccctaggtctcaacaaaTCCAGTACaattaaaattcaacaaaggaaATCCAAGGTACTAAAGCAATCCCAAATCATAACCCATGGACCTTCCAAGTACAttcaaaacaagaataaaacTACAGCCAACTTGAGTTCCAAATGATTCTAAGAATTCAAAATATCCATTAAACCTTCCACTTTTACTTGCAAGAATCACTATACATATAGTTTATAATCTGCTCAACTTAAACTGAAGCAAACAATACACAATCCAGAAAATAACTTACTAAAATCTTGAACTAGCATGACTCGCAACTATATACAAATTTCCAGCAAAGATATACCAAAAGTTTCAACAAGAGTTCCATCCTTAGCTTGCTTTAATCATTAGGCACTTAACATGCATTTGTCCAACATGGAACGAGTTAAATGATCAATGATTTCAGCAAGTTATACCACCAATAAATTCCCCACAAATCTGTCATCAGCTAGGATAAAACTTTCCAGCAATTGATAGCTCGAATTTGAAACTTCCTCCataattcctcttttttttttttccttttcagctcAACATGCAAAGTGAAATTCTCACGCTAAGAAGCATCTTGTACAATAGTATAAGATTTACAGCCAAGGTTTCGAAGGAAGGGCTAGATAAAAATTCTTTCCCTCGGTTGAAATTGGAAACGAAAATTCCAGCGTGTCCCCTCATACGATCTCAACCCAAAATTCCATCCTTTACCCAAGTTTCCTTCAACTAAATGTCACTTAATACTTAAAGCTATCAAACTACAAGCATTTCATAACGTAATTTTCTATTTAACAGCAATCACGGTCTCAAACAAACATGAAGTCCCTCGACTactaaagaaaatttccagcagccaAGCTAGCcgcaaatctgttttttttttttttttttttttttttatcaaaactcCCTTCAACCAAGATTATTAACCACAACTTAAAACCAACATGCAACCCATAATTAGCTACATGCATGATCCAATAAACAGCTACCTATCAGATTTgatccaaaaatcaagttcgGATGTAATACAAAAGAAACCACCTAACCAGATCTGGTCCAAACTCTCTCGGTTGACATATAGGTGACCAGAATTTATTTTCCTTCAGTTTTCTGGCTTATACATAGCTAATTAACCACATGCATAACTTAATCATCCCGTTTTTTTAACTAACTAAACCCACAATTAAACTCAGATCATCACAAAATAACAAACTAAAGCTGAAATTCCAGCTCAACCACTCGGCAacctcaaattttttttccaaatcaaTTTTCTTGTGACTTGATTTTGTCATCCAACCGCACAACCCCACATGCATGCTTATGATCAACTTCATTAACCCATAAACAACCCATCTAAATCTAGAAATTACCTCGGCTTGAAGCTTAGCACACTCGGCCAGCAGCAGAAATGTTTTCCTCCTCACGGCAGCCCAGAAATTTCAGCCCGCTAGCTCCCTCTCTCTCCTGCTCAAGCTTGCAATCTAAGATGGAAGAAGTTTGGCACTCAATCTCCtcaccagctcacggatggaaTAGATACAACACAGCAggtctcactctttttttttctcagcTCACGAACAGAAAAGAACGAAGCAAAGAGTTTGGCTCTCACTCTTTCTCACTCTCGGATTGTGGCAGACAAGGGAAACAGAAGTGCTGTGGTAACTGTTGTAGTGAGTTGGGAGTGATATAGTAGTGTGCATTAGTGGATGTGAGTCGGCTTAGAGCTGGAAGGTGCTGGAATGTGAAGTGTAATTGAAACCGGCAGAAATAAAGATGTTTGTGAGTTGAAAGCTGGCCAATGCAGCTCGGATGAGTGTTGAGTTAGGGAAAGTTGTGCATTGGCCGAATGGAGAGGTGGAGCATAAGGTTGTCCGGcaatttggttttggaattgcATGGTTGTTTTGAGATTGTATGGAGGGCATTTTAGTCCTTTCACGTCTCTTCCTAATCTCCACTCAAAACCTTAGTTCtaacttaattccaaaaattatccccaagtgtgatttaaTTGCCTAATTATACACTAGTCACGCAAAACATTAATTATCGAAATACAACGtcctaaaaataattattaagaGCTTTGACTTAAAACGACTCGCCTTGATTCTAATTTCGCCTTAACACCTATCGTTATTAATACTTAAAATTAATTATTGGAAccaaagaattaaaataaaaacaatggcACACTCAACATCAAGAAAAATTACCTTTACttggcaaaaattcaaataatctaATATCTTGCACAATTGAATTATTTGTAATCtaaacaaattatttttgcacacTTATTTAAGACCAGATAATAACAACGATTATTAATGATCTAAAATGTACCTACAACACctacatatatgtatatttaaaatttcaaggtttttttttttacgctCTAGGCGAACTTAGTATACTTGTATCGATTTTATCTAGAATTTACCAAATTCATCTTATTGCTAAGGTTCCTATTAACacttaacattattaacgattaaaaCTAGCTATCGGgattcaaagaaattaattgttaaatcaatgaaataatttacctTCGAAATATAAATTTAATGTAACTAAACTAGGAAATTtaatagtttagcacaattcttttattttgcacataaaatttatttctacACACTTATTTTAAAACAATTAGATTTAATGCTAAAATCTATTAAAGAATtataaatgcaaatgaaatatgcactaatatttatatatatatattcagggttctcacagagTCCAGCAAAAACAATATGCCTTGTTTGGAAAAGGAACTACTCTAAGCTTGTCTGGGCTTTTTCCTGGGGCTGCTCTGAAGAGCTTCAGAGCTTAATTGCATATTTTCAGCAGACGCGTCAAGTTTTTGAAGGAGACAAACTTTAGCTTTGGAAGAAGACGTTTCGCCTGCTGAAAAGCAGTAACCATACCTGACTCAGTGAGGTGTCTCTTGCATAGAAAAACAAATATGTACATAGTACAGATGAAATGTAATACACTTCTTATTTGTAGAGTAATTCATTCACATGTTAGGCAAAGATGACCAAGCATAGGTTATAACCTGCTGAAGGAGAAATCAAGGTCTGTTCACTGGAGTCTATAATAGAAACTTGGTCATGAGAAACTTCTTTATAGTATACCATTGTGAAGCGTTGTTTTGCATCAGCCAAGGGAACTTGTACAGGTCTTATGCAGGCAAggaatttttttgattttatgtCCTCATGCAAAATTTCAAGCGGTAAGGCTGTATTCTgcaatttacaaaataaaataatatatatataaagacatatatatacatatgtactGATGCGGCATGGTAAGAGCAAACCTGAAAATAATGCTCCATTGCTTCTTTTGCTGTGAACGTTAGCAGTTTTTCAGCTAAATCACCAAATAGTGTGGCTGTGACTATTCCAGTGTCATCAGAGAGGTCAACATCAAATTTACACCTATTAAGTATGCAAGCTGTATATAAGGCACAGCAGAGGGAAAAAATGATTATATAATGAGCAATAGCAGCAGCAATGACAAGTAACAAATAAATTAACGATCATTATACCTTGGTTCAGCCTTGTGCTTTTGTTTACAAGTATTACACATGAACTGAGCACCATAATCCGCAGACGTGGAGCCGAAGCATTTTTCGCACCCGATGTaccaaaatttttggaagatgtTTTCAAATGAAAACGATGCTTTGACCCACACATTCTAAAAATATAGTCAGTACATGAAGTAGTCAAAATATTTGTAGGCTGAAAGCTACTGATGAGGCTGCAATCAGGACAGTACCTTGTGTTTTGAGCTGATATTTGATATATCAGTAGTTTTTTGATCTGCTTGGCAGGAGATATCAGGATTGTATCGATTGTAAGTTCGCTTTTCGACAATGTCTGCAAGGCATTTGGCATTTCTACTTGCCCTGTATATAGGATACTAAAACGGTCAGGCAAATAGGGAACATATCATTTCTTTGTATGCACCTGAGATCGAAAATTATAAGAGTGAAACCAGCTCTTAAGTCTTTCTGACTGTCAAACAAACAGATGAATTATAAACTCTATAAGCAGCAAATACTGAAAATTCTAAGAGCAGAACCAGTTCTTGAGCTCCATTGCTTCCTGAATAGGTGGATTCACAAGGACTGCTGAATCAAACCAAGTAGAAAGAGCTACGcctataaaaaagaaaagaagaaccaATATGTGATTTGGAAAAATGCACAGATAGAAAAAGGTTATACATTCAGAACATGTAAGTGCCAACTGTTATACCGACCATTGTAATTTTGAACATTTAGCCTTCTTCCAATAAGAACAGGATAGTTCTGAATGTCCGAGATAATCTTGGAGCCTTCATTATCAATAAAAGCATTCCACATAGACAGCATAAGTGTCTGCAATCTGAAATATTTGAAACAGATCAAGTGTTTatgtttttgttgaaaaatgcCTTAATCCGTAAAAGCAGATAGTGAGTGTATACAAAGATTAAGCCTTCTTACTCTTCATTAACAATGACAAGCTTCTGGACTCGTGCTTCTTTTGAATTAATTGTGACATTCCTTTCATCCAACGCAGCAATAACAATTCCCATAATATCTAGTGAGAGGAACTGTAAAAGTAAGCCTAACAGCAAATAATAACTAAGATAGATCAGTTATGATTGCAAAGAAAGATACCCACCAACAGAAATGTCCTTTCGATCCATGTACTGTGCCAAGTCCCTAAATTTGGTATACGTAAACTTTGCAGCTATAACATCCTCATCGTCTACAATCTCTTCAATAATAGTGCGACTGGTGATTATCCATTGCTTTGTCAGCTCAGTGGTTCTAAAGTTATCTAGGATCCTTTTCACCTGAGCATTGGAGATGAGGTATTTTTTGTAAACCTCTATTCTGGGGCTCATTATAGCAATGTCAGAATTAAAGATGATTCCTTCAACCTTTGATCCCTGAAAAATAATCATCATATTGGTGGACAAATGAGCAGTATGTATACTACTAAGTTTAGCAGATAGCATTACGAGTATAAAAGGTAAATTGCAATAAATACCTCAAAATCAATAAAGATAAATTTTTGGTTCCTAGTTGGTGTGCTAATCGATGAGGTAACCTGCTGTTTCTCCTGGGCAGTAACCTTCGCTGTCCACTTCTCCATCCCGACCTCAACATCAGCGATAGATAATACAGTGGCCATCCTATAATCAGTAGcaataataagaataaataaGCAAGGAATTGCTGCTTCGAAGGCAAGAGGAAATTATAAGTTCTGAAACCAACATATAACAACAATTAAATGTCAAGATACCTCTGAAGAGTGCAAATGATCAATTAGACAATTGCAATATTTCATCAAACAAAATATTCCTTGTTTTACAGTCAGTTTACTTCAGCAAAATTCCCTGGAAGTATGAGAACTTTAACGACATCAGCAGTTTTTGCTCTAGAGAGTGCAATGTATAATTGGCCATGAGAAAATACGGGTTCCTTTAGATATACACCAACATAGTCAAGAGTTTGGCCTTGAGCCTTGTTAATTGTCATTGCAAAACAAAGGCAAACTGGAAATTGTGTTCTGATGAATGGAATGCCATTTTTTTCATTATCAGGTGTCTGCAATGGAATTCTGGGAATGAAAATCTGTTTCTCTTTATACTGACCAAAAGCAATCTCAACACAGATAGTGTGCTGTTTTAGCTGTCGACAAATAAGTCTCGTGCCATTGCACAATCCTTCAGCTGGATTTAGATTCCTGAGCAAGATTAAGGGATAGCTTTCTTTCAGCATGAGTTTGTGTGGAGGAAGACCCTTTGGATTTTGAGAATTTAAAAAATCCTCATAATCTGCCTGAAATCTCTGATCAACAGTTTGGACAGAGCTTGTATAAGTAAAAAGTTGTCCAAGAAATCTCTGAATCATCACATCATTGATGTCTTCCACAGAGGTGTTTTTTGGGGTTAAAATACATGTACTGATCATTTCATAAGGATCAGATgaatagaggttcaaatctggaaatgtGTAAGCTACCAACCTGGTCATAAAAGTTTCTGTTAACAGTTTGTCCAAGAATATGTAGTAATACTTACGAAAAAAGGTCAGGAGTATGCGCGAAATACAGGAAGTATAGAGGACCTGTCAAAAGACTCTTTCATGTTGTGGAATGGTATAACCATATGACTTGGCAAGCAAATCTGGTTATCTGCATCAACAGGTTTTGAACCTTCCCCAACTGCGAGCAAGAATTGTGAAAATGCAGGATCTAAGACAGCCCTCATGTTTTGTGTTAACTTTATTTTGTGCATCTTAGACCATAATGAAGAATGCAGGAGGCTAGCCTGAATTAACTGGTCCTTAGTAGCTCCTTAAATGACAGGAAGAGTTTGGCGAAAATCACCCCCAAAAACTACAACCTTGACTCCAAAAGGATCGGCAGTCTCCATTAGATTTTTTAGTAATTCATCAAATGCTTCAATAGTCTTCTTTTTTGCCATTGACGCTTCATCCCACAAGAACAACTTGCATTGAATGATTAAATGAGCCATGCTGCTTTGCTTGCTCAACTGACAGGTTTTATTCCTGGAAAAGTCCAATGGAATCTTAAATCTGGAGTGAGCAGTTCTTCCTCTAGGAAGAATCGATGCTGCAACCCCTAAAGTTGCTACAGCTATTGCAATGTATCCCTGTGATCTAAGTGTTGCAAGAAGAGAGcgatataaaaatatttttttcgtCCCTCCCGGGCCATCAATGAAAAAGTTCTGCCTTTTGGACTAAAAAACAGTCTGCAATATCAAATCATAAGCATGTTTTTGTTCTGCATTTAACTTTGAAGATATCAAGAGATCTTTCGGCGACACCACAATACTCTTTTCACTGTCAACTACCTTAGTCATGCTCTCATGACAGCTAAGAGTAATATCGTCTGCTACTAACCTGTACTCACTGATATGCCTCCTGATATGTTGGAGCGATCTGTTAATATCAAACAAAACCTTCCGTCTTATCTCAACAGCCGAACAATGAGCCTATACTTGCACTCGTTCAAAGTCCCTAGAAAGTTCCACTTCAAATTTTTCCCACAGAAGACTTGGATTTGTTGGAGCACAATGCAAAAGCAAAATAGCAAATAAAAATCTCAGTGAAGAAGGCATTTGAAAACCAGCTGCTTCTTCAAGTGTCGCCTCAATGTAAGAATCAGAGTCTAAGAGGCCAAGTTCTAAAGCAGCAGCTCTAAATGAAGCTAGTTTACATCCATTAACAGTCAACAAGTCATCAAATGAGGTAGGAGCTCGAACATGTGAGAGAAGAAGCCTTAAATAATACCTATCACCTTCGCTTGGTTTAACAGTGACTAACCTGCCAATAACTTTCTGCTTACTTCTTTCGGTCCATTTTCTTTTAGCAGGTGTCCAAACAAAGTGCTGAGCAAAATCTTTATACAAACATTTGAGGTTTTGAGCTTTCTTGTTGACATGGTTCATTCTAAAGTACTCAGTTAacatagtttttgagaaatcaATTTTTTCTAAGAGCTGCGAAAGATCAGAATCTTGATTAAAGGAAACATATTGGTGACCAGGAAGATGCACCTGAAGACTGTAAACAGCAGGGGTCATTTCATTCAATCGAAATGCATAAATTCGCCACAAAGCTTCCGGAGGAGAAACCCATCGATCTCGCTGAAACTCCTTGGTCTCATCAACATCTTGAGGTGTTTCATCAGCTATGATGTGGAAGTTGACAAGGTCATGACCTTTAAATATGTATTTGTATAAGTACTTAACTAACTTGATAGTTGAACAGATTTCCACGTTGATGTGACAATCGATCAAGGCTAGCAAGTATGGAGTATATGGGATGATCCACCTATTATCCAAATCatagcctttgactctaattttttttcatccTTTCGCCTCCGATAATTTGGATAGCTATCCTCACAGTGAGTCGTATGTTCAGAATACCCCTTTGGATAATGATTTTTGCAAACACCGTTTTTCATACAAGaactatttttgtttatttgtccACAAGGTCCATGTATCATGTGCCTTACAACAAGAGAATAAAGATGAGGATGTTCTTTACGATCAGGCAGCTCAGCGGAAACAATTTTATCATATGCTTCTGGATTAAGAGGCTTAAACTGCGGTTTCAATATGAGCAATAGGTGAGCATGGGGAAAACCtcttttttgaaattcaatgaCATAAGCATAGGCTGCTACGTCCCCAAATATTTTCTTTGTAATGATCTCTGCTTTCAGCATTTCAAACTTTGCCCTGAACACTCTAGCTAAAAGATCGGGTCTGTCCTGAGGTTTTTCCTTATATTTCAGATTTTCCTGAATTTCTGGCCATAGTGGATTGCATGTCATGGTCAAAAAAATGTCAGGCTTTCCATATTTTTGCACTAAAGCTATTGCATCAAGATATCTACGCCGCATATCCCGCGGCCCTCCGAGAAAGAAAGCTGGCAAATATATTCGTCGGCCAACTTTAGAACCCGAGGTTTGGCCTAAAGAGACACTATCCATTATTCCTTGGAGAGCTTCAGTCCGAATcgtattttgttttcttctgtGAAAATCAAGCCTAGATGTCTCTATCTTAACGTATATATCAACAACATACTACTGTAAAATCTCAAGGCATGTAACAACATGGACTCATCAtcagttctcatttgaaacttaTAACAGTAGTATTCCCTAGCTGTGACATTAGTTTTCTGTTTCTTGCCACGATCAGCGGCTAAAATTAAATGGAAGTACGTATTAATGACATGAGGCAGAAAGACAATGAGTTAGGAAAAGATTAGAAACATGTTTCCAAGGTGTCTAGCTTATACTTGCCTCTTTGTTCCAGATTAATCAGATCAGATGGACCACTGATAGAAGCTGGATCAATAGGAATATCATTCTCACAAACATGACGTGATCGTTTCCTATTTTCAGACGTAATCCTCTGAATTCCATGATGCCATCCAGACTCACCACGAGGGAATAATAAAGGGTACTGTAAAGAGTCATAGCAAGCATAATAATGCTTAATCATATGACTTTGATCGGAATGACTATAAACCTGACTATGGACAGACTTATCTACTGATTCATCATCAGTTTCAGTCCATATAGCAGGAACTTGAGAAGCTGATGGAAGATTATATACACGCTGATCAAGAGATGGATTGCAATTAAGCACAATTCTATGGTGTTCGAGATCAGGAACATGACGCAAATCCTTAAAGAACCTGGCATAATGATTGCTAGCTAAAATGCGCATAAGCAATTTAAGGGTGTTTTCGCGCAGCCGAGAGGAAGCATCAAGCCTCATTGCAAGTTCCTCATCGGTATCAAAAAAGTACAATTGAATACCAGATGGATTGCGACGGTGTGACACCAAGCTATCAAGAAAGTGATATACTTGGTCCAGCACGCGAAACGTATAAACACCGTGCTTATTTTCCTCAGTTCTGGATCATACTTTGCAGCAAAAGTAGTGAAAGAAACATTGTTATTGTATGTACGAGCATTCTTCCTGAAATGGTCACATTCTTCATCATCACCGATGAAGAGGCGGCGCAGATCATAAGGCACTGTTGAAGTGACAAGCGAAACTTCCCCTCCTGAACAGCAGAAATTGGGAAGTTCTAAATGGAACCTTATAGCTCCACAATACTGACAACTTGGAGATTCAGGGAGAAGCAAAGAACGGTCAGGAATCCTTTCTAAACGAGAGCGAATAGTTTTCCTAGAGTTTCGCTGATGACCTGGAAGAAAGGGTACTCTTTGACTTTTGCTGTTCTAGGGAAAAGTAGGACAAGAACTAAGCTTGAAAAGACAATGATAAAAGATTTAACTGGACACAATTAAAATGCAACCTGAGCTGGATGTTTTTCTGGTCAGCGAAGCACGTTTGACAGTGGTAAAGCAAGCTGCATTTCCTGTGAGTGAAAATGAGCTAAgcattttaaaaaagaaagaagacagAGAGAAGTTGTAGGTTGTAAGGAATGAGTAACATGGATGGATGGTGAAGGGAAAAGAGGCAGACATAGATTGCAGGAGGTGTCTAAAAGACCAAAGTAGAAGGGAAAAAGATGAAGTGTAACAGATGAATTCGAAACAGCTAGATGCTAGGGGAAAAAATAGTAATTAGGATCAGTAAAGTGCACTTAAACGCAAAGGAAAAAAACTAAAGCTAAGGTCTACCTTGTTGACCATTAGAAGGAATGGAATTTGCATGAACAGAGGAGGAAGCATGTTTTTCACACTCCAATGAAGTATTTGTAGAGCTGATCAGGTGCGGTAATGGAGCACCGTCTAACACGTCTTTTGACTGAATGGCAAATGAATGTGAGGCTCTACTAGCTAGCTCATCACTGACCAGAGGATCAGCATTTTGAGTACTGGCTAACTCATCACTGACCAGAGGATCAGCATTTTGAGTAGGAGCAGGGTGTATAGAAGCATCAGGAGTACTAATGGCTGTCCCTACAGGAATTAACGGAGTTTTTTGAGTGTTACCTGGACGTTTTCTCCTAGAAGTGTCGGGTTTTGACACACAATCAGAGGCAGAAGGGGGTATTTTCTGCTTCTTTGAAGCATTAGCCTCCCTCCGACGGTGTAAAAGAGCATCCTTTTTATCCTGTGGCATTTGTGCGTAACGACGTGGGCTAGCTGCCCTTTGGCAGCGTAAAAGTTCATCCTTCCTTTCTTGGGGCATCTCTGCATAACGTTTGCAGCGTTTTGCATTTCTATCCATGGTATGGTATGGTACGAGATTTGCGAGAGGACTACATAAACGGACCACAGGTATTTCCAACGGAAAAAGAGGCACATCAGACAGGCAGTAAAAGCAGAAGAAGCTAACGTGGCATATAAACAGAAATGGAGAACAAAGCAGCTAATAAATGTTTGCTAAAAGGAGACACAGTTCGACGGAGCAGTAAACATAACAACTCAAGCATTCTTGGGAAAAGAAAACATTAAGTACCTTCTGCTGAAGCAAGGAAAGTAAGCAGCAACTTCCAGCTACCAGAACCTGGAGGTAATGAAGATGGGCACgaaaaaaaatagcaataaaTGTCAGAAAGAGAAAGTGTAGAAGCAATAGTAGCATACAAATGAAGCTG
It includes:
- the LOC113704475 gene encoding uncharacterized protein — its product is MRAVLDPAFSQFLLAVGEGSKPVDADNQICLPSHMVIPFHNMKESFDRLVAYTFPDLNLYSSDPYEMISTCILTPKNTSVEDINDVMIQRFLGQLFTYTSSVQTVDQRFQADYEDFLNSQNPKGLPPHKLMLKESYPLILLRNLNPAEGLCNGTRLICRQLKQHTICVEIAFGQYKEKQIFIPRIPLQTPDNEKNGIPFIRTQFPVCLCFAMTINKAQGQTLDYVGVYLKEPVFSHGQLYIALSRAKTADVVKVLILPGNFAEVN
- the LOC113704476 gene encoding uncharacterized protein translates to MDSVSLGQTSGSKVGRRIYLPAFFLGGPRDMRRRYLDAIALVQKYGKPDIFLTMTCNPLWPEIQENLKYKEKPQDRPDLLARVFRAKFEMLKAEIITKKIFGDVAAYAYVIEFQKRGFPHAHLLLILKPQFKPLNPEAYDKIVSAELPDRKEHPHLYSLVVRHMIHGPCGQINKNSSCHDLVNFHIIADETPQDVDETKEFQRDRWVSPPEALWRIYAFRLNEMTPAVYSLQVHLPGHQYVSFNQDSDLSQLLEKIDFSKTMLTEYFRMNHVNKKAQNLKCLYKDFAQHFVWTPAKRKWTERSKQKVIGRLVTVKPSEGDRYYLRLLLSHVRAPTSFDDLLTVNGCKLASFRAAALELGLLDSDSYIEATLEEAAGFQMPSSLRFLFAILLLHCAPTNPSLLSLQHIRRHISEYRLVADDITLSCHESMTKVVDSEKSIVVSPKDLLISSKLNAEQKHAYDLILQTGYIAIAVATLGVAASILPRGRTAHSRFKIPLDFSRNKTCQLSKQSSMAHLIIQCKLFLWDEASMAKKKTIEAFDELLKNLMETADPFGVKVVVFGGDFRQTLPVI
- the LOC140012640 gene encoding replication protein A 70 kDa DNA-binding subunit B-like; translated protein: MATVLSIADVEVGMEKWTAKVTAQEKQQVTSSISTPTRNQKFIFIDFEGSKVEGIIFNSDIAIMSPRIEVYKKYLISNAQVKRILDNFRTTELTKQWIITSRTIIEEIVDDEDVIAAKFTYTKFRDLAQYMDRKDISVGLLLQFLSLDIMGIVIAALDERNVTINSKEARVQKLVIVNEELQTLMLSMWNAFIDNEGSKIISDIQNYPVLIGRRLNVQNYNGVALSTWFDSAVLVNPPIQEAMELKNCQKDLRAGFTLIIFDLRASRNAKCLADIVEKRTYNRYNPDISCQADQKTTDISNISSKHKNVWVKASFSFENIFQKFWYIGCEKCFGSTSADYGAQFMCNTCKQKHKAEPRCKFDVDLSDDTGIVTATLFGDLAEKLLTFTAKEAMEHYFQNTALPLEILHEDIKSKKFLACIRPVQVPLADAKQRFTMVYYKEVSHDQVSIIDSSEQTLISPSAGETSSSKAKVCLLQKLDASAENMQLSSEALQSSPRKKPRQA